The DNA region ccagcgccCCCTTCCCACGCACCCTCCCGGGCGTAGAACAGGACGTAGGCGCTCTGGCTCAGGGCAGCGGTCTCGTCACAGGCGGTCACCTTGGCATCGTCCATCTTATACCATTGGCCGTTGCCCGCTCGGACGTAACAGAAGTAGTGTCCTCGCTCACAGCTCCACCCGGAGTGCACCAGCACGGCATAGAGCACGTAGCCCAGTGGCCCTGCCTTCCGCTCGGACGTGTAGGGCTGCAGGTCCAAGCACTGGGGATAGCGCACCTCCTGAGCCCTTTTGGCCCCGCTCACCGGTGTGAACCGCTTCAGCACCAGCACCAGGACCTGGGAGGTGCTGTGCAAAGCCAACCTCTTGGTGGCAGGCACCTTCCGGAGACAGACGCCACAGTCATAGGCATTGTCCGCGTCCAGCTTCTCGGGCTTCACCAgctctctcagagcttgctccaCACTCTGAGCCGCCGTGATATCCAGGCTGATGTCCAGATAAGGGTCGAACGTGTCCGAGACACCGAGGCAGCGGAGACACTGGATCTGAGACCTCCAGGTCCCGCCGAAGATCTGACGGATGACGGTGGTGTCCTCGGAGGCGTGGCCCGACGGCTGGGATGCACTCAAGCACCCTTGCTGCATGGCATTCAGAGTGAACATCAGAAACTCGCGGGCATCTTCCTGCTGGTGTCTGTGGAAGCCCGCCAGCAGGTCCTTGCGGGGCCGGATCACCTCTCCCGCGTGAAGGAGGGCTCGGGTCACGTGAGCTCGCATGGCACAGAGCGTGCAGGCGCTGCGGGCCGGACAGAGGGTGGCGTGCTGCTGGGACACCATCCAGCTGGCCAGGGGCGGCGTGTGGCTCAGACACTGCAGCGCCGCATTCACGTAGCAGGTGTTCCCCAGGTTCTgaagcccagcccccaccccccacggcCCCTTCCAACTCAGGGCGCCTTTCTGGCCAGGCGTCAGCCCTGCTGACCCAGGAGCCAAGTCACCCCGCTGGGGACGCCCAAGCGCCGGCGACGGCCCCTCAGGGACAGAGGGTCCCCGAAGGGCATCCGCACCAGCGGCGCTGGGCCCACAACCTTGCCCTCCGGGGAAGACGTCGAAGGGAGACGGACACACACCTCCCCCGTGCTCAGAAGCAGCCCCCGGGGCTCTGCACACAAGGCCCACGAGGGTTTCCATCTCCTACCTGCAGCTGCACGCCGACGCCTCCTTCCCTCAGACGGTCCGGCTCCAGAAAAGGGCCTGGGCCCCGCCCCCTCGGGCCTTTGGGGGCTtccccacagccccacccccGCACGTGCAGGCTCCTCATTGGCTGAGGCGGCCGAGGGCGTGCCCACTCCCACTCCCGCCATCCAACCACCCACACTTTTCTCGGGGAATTCCCCTTGACGAGGCCCCACACGCACTTCCGACCTGACCCCCTGGACCAAAGGGCTCAGGATGCAAATGATTCGGGGGCATTGGGCCTTCCAGCCTTGCCCGCTAGAGATTCACTGCGGGGCTTCCGAGTTCAGCACACAAATGCCGGCTGCACAGGACTTCCGTGGGCTCACCATTCACATCCTAACACACGTGTGGAAACATATGTCTGCCCACCGAACCTCTCCCCTTTAGGGGTCTCCCGACCCCAGACCCCTGCCTGAGGACAACCCCTCCCCGGACAACAATAAACCCTTGCCTCAACTTTGCGCTCCAGCGAGGTCCTCCCCAATTTCTATGCGTTCTCACTGGACACTCTTCTAGCGTTCAGGGTCCTAGCACCAAAAGATGCCAGCAGAGTGCACATATGCTTTTCTCCCTTCAGGGCCGTTGCTCAAGACCCAAAGCGAGCTCATTTAGAAAGGCATAGGCTTCCTGCAACTTTTGATTCATTTCTGcagctcttttttttctctctccgctgccctttttcttcctttttccttcttcctttatcatttttttttttttttttttttcctgctgggtgttttaggttttttgtttttttttttttttttttccatttatttttaactttttttttttaaaattttgtgttcattttgttatttttttgttgcttttattctctttctctcttttatatacACTAGTTGACTCATACAGTCGTCTTTCGAATTCCGGGGCTCAAAATGCGGTATAACTCAAGGTATAAAAAAGGTttccctcctggaggaggatgaCTGTTGCTTTCCTTCTCGGTGTGTGACATGTGTGTTTGTTTGCTCTCCCGTCCTGGACATTATGCTTGCCTTCCAGGACTATGGGGGTTTGACCGTCCACAGGTTTACCATAGCTGGAGTGTTGATTCCGTTGGTCCTTACTAGGAAAGAAGGGCCCTGACCCCGTTTTCTTCCTTAGCCTATtgcacccctcccacctcccgctcCCCCCATCCCATCCTAGGAGCCTACCGCTTTGTGCTTTATGATCCAAGTGCTCACACCCTTGCTGTCCTCTTACCTCCTTCCCATGGCACAGAGAAACGAGATCAGCcaggatttttctctcttttgcacGGATTTCGCCCAGCATAAGGCCACCTTCCCATTCCCTCTGTCACGCCACCCCCATCgacattctcctcctcctcctcctcctcctcctcctcctcctcctcctcctccttcttcagaGGGTGTGGATGGGGCAAGCAGTAAGTCCATTTGAGACGATGGGGCGGAGGAAGATGCGTGCTGATGATGAGGGCGGACTGTGGGTGGCTCCGCTTCCTCGTGCAGGGCACGCTTGCTCGTGTTCTCGGGGGAAGATACTGCTCATCATTCTTTGTCCTCTCTACGTGCGGAGGGCATGGTGCGG from Bos mutus isolate GX-2022 unplaced genomic scaffold, NWIPB_WYAK_1.1 CTG1465, whole genome shotgun sequence includes:
- the LOC102264709 gene encoding ubiquitin carboxyl-terminal hydrolase 17-like protein 6, translating into METLVGLVCRAPGAASEHGGGVCPSPFDVFPGGQGCGPSAAGADALRGPSVPEGPSPALGRPQRGDLAPGSAGLTPGQKGALSWKGPWGVGAGLQNLGNTCYVNAALQCLSHTPPLASWMVSQQHATLCPARSACTLCAMRAHVTRALLHAGEVIRPRKDLLAGFHRHQQEDAREFLMFTLNAMQQGCLSASQPSGHASEDTTVIRQIFGGTWRSQIQCLRCLGVSDTFDPYLDISLDITAAQSVEQALRELVKPEKLDADNAYDCGVCLRKVPATKRLALHSTSQVLVLVLKRFTPVSGAKRAQEVRYPQCLDLQPYTSERKAGPLGYVLYAVLVHSGWSCERGHYFCYVRAGNGQWYKMDDAKVTACDETAALSQSAYVLFYAREGAWEGGAGGGAAAPVGADPTDPGQPAGDASGRAPGSEESPGDTAVEGMSFEQWRRLQEHSRPKPALELRKVQSALPAGAVVIHQSKHGGGRNRTPPQQEHERLDRPSTDTPPPGPKNVGNGPCASGRARATKGKNKKPRPSLGLWR